The Klebsiella sp. RIT-PI-d genomic sequence CGTAACCAGCGCCAGCAGCAGATGGGCGATCAGTTCTCGGAACTGGCCGCCAATGAAAACTACATCAGAAATATGCGTCAGCAAGTGCTGAGTAGCCTGATCGATGAAGCGCTACTTGACCAGTATGCTCGCGAGCTGGGTTTAGGTATTAGCGACGATCAGGTCAAGCAGGCTATCTTCTCGACTCAGGCTTTCCAGAGCAATGGTCAATTCGATAATGCGCGTTATAACTCACTGGTTAATCGTATGGGCATGAGCGCCGATCAATACGCGCAGGCGCTGCGTAATCAGTTAGTGACTCAGCAACTGATTAACGCTGTAGTCGGTACTGATTTCATGCTGCCGGGCGAAACAGACGAACTGGCAGCGCTGGTTGCCCAGCAGCGTGTGGTACGTGAAGCGACCATCGACGTTAATGCCTTGATGGCAAAACAGCAGGTAAGTGACGCCGAGATCCAGGCGGCCTATGAGCAGGATAAAGGCAAATTTGTCTCACCTGAGCAGTTTCGCGTGAGCTACATCAAAATGGATGCGGCATCCATGCAGCAGAACGCCTCCGATGAAGAGATCCAGGCTTATTACGATGAGCATCAGGATCAGTTCACTCAGTCCGCACGTAACCGTTATAGCGTTATTCAGACCAAAACCGAAGCCGATGCGAAAGCGGTGCTTGATGAGCTGAATAAAGGCGCAGATTTTGCAGCCGTCGCGAAAGAAAAATCGACGGATATTATCTCTGCCCGTAACGGCGGCGATGTTGGCTGGATGGACGATGCCGGTACGCTCCCGGAACTGAAAGAGGCGGGTCTGAAAGAGAAAGGCCAGCTTTCGGGCGTGATCACATCTTCCGTCGGCTTCCTGGTTGCGCGTCTTGATGATACCCAGCCTGCGCAAGTAAAACCGCTGGCGGAGGTGCGTGATGACCTTAGCGCTAAAGTTAAACAGGAAAAAGGACTGGATGCCTACTTTGCACTGCAGCAGAAAGTAAGCGAAGCGGCCAGTAATGACAACGAATCGCTGGCAGGTGCTGAGCAGGTTGCTGGGGTCAAGGCTGTCGAAACAGGCTGGTTCGATCACAATAGCCTGCCGGCTGAGCTGAACTTCAAACCGGTTTCCGACGCTATTTTCAGCGGTGCGCTGGTCGGGCAGAACGGCACGCCGGGCAGCAACTCTGACATTATCACCGTCGATGGCGATCGTGCCTTTGTGATCCGCGTAAGCGAGCACAAAGCTGAAGCGGTCAAACCGCTGGCAGAGGTAAAAACGCTGGTAGCCGAAAGCATCAAACGTGAGAAGGCAACCCAGCAGGCGAAGCTGGACGCTGAGAAACTGCTTACAGCGCTGCAAACGGGTAAAGGCGATGAAGCCATGAAAGCGGCTGGCTTACGTTTTGGCGAGGCGAAAACGCTTACTCGTGCAGGTCAGGATCCGGTGAGTCAGGCGGCGTTCACGCTGGCACTGCCGGCACAAGGCAAACCTTCTTACGGAATGGCTGACGACATGCAGGGAAATATCGTCCTGCTGGCGCTGGACGAAATCAAAGCCGGAACGATGCCTGCTGAGCAGAAGACGGCGATGGTGCAGGGGATCACCCGAAACAATGCACAAATCGCGTTTGAAGCCCTGATGAGTAACCTGCGCAAACAGGCCAAAATTAAGTATGGCACGATTGCTGAACAGCAATAATTACGTGTCAGCTTCCATAGCAGTGTAATCTGTTGCAACAAACAAAGGCCGCTTTCGCGGCCTTTTCCATTTTTGCAATTCCCTGTTTGTCTCCGGTTTTGCGTCTCGCTATCGTAACGTCGCTGTCAACAAACAAGGAGATAACAGCATGAAACGTGGAATCAAAATGGCCCTCATCACCGCTGCCCTGACCTGTGCCGGGCTAAGCTTTCCAGCGCTGGCGGCGCAGTCTGCTGCAAAAGCACACCCGCAGGTAACCCAGGCGGCACCTGATGCAAAGCCTGCACCGCACGGTAAAACGGCGGCTGCTACAACAAAGGCTGACGATGATGAAGGTACCAGGGTCAGCCTCAATAGCGCCTCGGCTGAAGAGCTGGCACATGCCATGAACGGCGTTGGACTGAAGAAAGCCCAGGCGATTGTCAGCTACCGGGAAGAATACGGTCCGTTTAAGTCTCTTGACGATCTTCAGCAGGTGCCAGGAATGGGCAGTTCGCTGGTGGAACGTAACCTCGCTCACCTGACGCTATAAATTTCATTCGAGCGGTTGCACGACGCGCAATTTTTGCCAGACTAAAGAGGTCATACCAGTGGTGTGGCCTCTGTCTCTTATTACAACAACAAGCAAGGTTATCGCGCTATGCAGACTCAAATTAAAGTTCGCGGTTTTCATCTCGATGTCTATCAACACGTTAACAATGCCCGCTATCTGGAGTTTCTGGAAGAGGCCCGCTGGGACGGGCTGGAAAACAGCGACAGTTTTCAATGGATGACGGCGCACAACATCGCTTTTGTAGTGGTTAATATCAATATCAATTACCGTCGCCCGGCGGTGCTTGGCGATCGGCTGATCGTCACCAGCCAGCTACAGCAGCTTAACGGTAAGAGCGGCGTATTAAGCCAGGTGGTTACCCTGGAGCCTGAAGGACAGGTTGTTGCCGATGCATTGATCACCTTCGTCTGCATTGATCTAAACAGTCAGAAGGCGCTGGCGCTTGAGGGAGAACTACGCGAGAAACTCGACGCCATGATGCCAGGGGATCAGAAAGCGGAATAACGGCATCGTTGTACCGGTAAGGCTGCGCTTGCGCTGTGGCAACACCTTTTCAGGCCCGGTAAGGCGGAGCCGCCACCGGGCAAAACAACCTCCCGGCAGCCGCTAACGGTTTGTCCGCCTGCGGTACTGGCCTACGCCAGACCGGTTTTTTCCTGCATTGCCGCTTTCACCGTGTGCGTATTTGCCAGATACTGATTCAGGCCATTGGCGCGCAGATTACAGGCGGCGCACTGCCCGCAGCCGTCGCCTTTAATACCGTTATAGCAGGTGAGCGTTTCACTGCGGACCAGGTCCAGTTTGCCCCAGTAGTCTGCCAGCGCCCATGTTTCTGCTTTATCAAGCCACATCAGCGGCGTTTCAAAGCGAATATTTTTTGCCATGCCGAGGCTCACCGCGTGATTCAGCGCTTTCACAAATTCATCACGACAGTCCGGGTAGCCGGAGAAATCGGTTTCACAAACGCCGGTTATTACCGCTTCGGCTTTTACCTGATACGCGTAAATTGCCGCCAGGGTTAAAAACAGGATATTGCGTCCCGGCACAAAGGTATTCGGAATTCCATCGGCATCGGGTTCATAATCTGGCACCGGAATACTGTCGCGCGTCAGACTGCTGACCGCCAGTTCATTGAGCAACGTGACATCCAGCACTTTATGCGCGCGTGCGCCCAGCGAGAGTGCCAGTTCACGCGCAACATCAATCTCTGCCCGGTGGCGCTGACCATAGTCAAACGTGACACAGTGAACATCATCATACTGATGCAGGGCCTGGATCAGGCAGGTAGTGGAATCTTGTCCACCGCTAAATACGACGACGGCGCTTTTCATTACTCTTTCCGACGGTTGGATTAAAACACTATGGTAGCGTCTGAAGACGTCGGGGACCAGCTTCTTCACTGGGGTGCAGCCGGGAGCCACGGCGAACAGAAATCAAACCAGCCGCGCGTGTTGAGGCGAATGCCGTTGACGCCGGGCGGTGCGCTCACCTGATAATGATAATTAAACAGCGGCGTTAAAATGGCCTGCGACATTAAGCCGTGCAAAACCTGCTTTAATGCATGGCTACGCTGCTGGTCATCCGCATGCCGCTGGACGTGATCCAGCGTGTTGCTTAATCGGGTAAATGATTCATCACTGAGCAAGGCTGGCCACAGCGCATCGCAGCGCAGCCACTGTTCAAGCGCATACTCTGCCGACTCGCCGATAAGCCTGTCGCCCATAATAATATCCGCGTGTACCAGGTCAGGGCAGTCATTCCAGTTTTTGGCATCGTAGAAAATGAGTGTGAGTTCACAACCATGCGTCGCCATCATGGTTT encodes the following:
- the ppiD gene encoding peptidylprolyl isomerase translates to MMDNLRTAANSLVLKIIFGIIIVSFILTGVSGYLIGGNDNYAAKVNDQEIGRQQFENAVASERNQRQQQMGDQFSELAANENYIRNMRQQVLSSLIDEALLDQYARELGLGISDDQVKQAIFSTQAFQSNGQFDNARYNSLVNRMGMSADQYAQALRNQLVTQQLINAVVGTDFMLPGETDELAALVAQQRVVREATIDVNALMAKQQVSDAEIQAAYEQDKGKFVSPEQFRVSYIKMDAASMQQNASDEEIQAYYDEHQDQFTQSARNRYSVIQTKTEADAKAVLDELNKGADFAAVAKEKSTDIISARNGGDVGWMDDAGTLPELKEAGLKEKGQLSGVITSSVGFLVARLDDTQPAQVKPLAEVRDDLSAKVKQEKGLDAYFALQQKVSEAASNDNESLAGAEQVAGVKAVETGWFDHNSLPAELNFKPVSDAIFSGALVGQNGTPGSNSDIITVDGDRAFVIRVSEHKAEAVKPLAEVKTLVAESIKREKATQQAKLDAEKLLTALQTGKGDEAMKAAGLRFGEAKTLTRAGQDPVSQAAFTLALPAQGKPSYGMADDMQGNIVLLALDEIKAGTMPAEQKTAMVQGITRNNAQIAFEALMSNLRKQAKIKYGTIAEQQ
- a CDS encoding helix-hairpin-helix domain-containing protein, which encodes MKRGIKMALITAALTCAGLSFPALAAQSAAKAHPQVTQAAPDAKPAPHGKTAAATTKADDDEGTRVSLNSASAEELAHAMNGVGLKKAQAIVSYREEYGPFKSLDDLQQVPGMGSSLVERNLAHLTL
- a CDS encoding YbgC/FadM family acyl-CoA thioesterase, translated to MQTQIKVRGFHLDVYQHVNNARYLEFLEEARWDGLENSDSFQWMTAHNIAFVVVNININYRRPAVLGDRLIVTSQLQQLNGKSGVLSQVVTLEPEGQVVADALITFVCIDLNSQKALALEGELREKLDAMMPGDQKAE
- the queC gene encoding 7-cyano-7-deazaguanine synthase QueC — protein: MKSAVVVFSGGQDSTTCLIQALHQYDDVHCVTFDYGQRHRAEIDVARELALSLGARAHKVLDVTLLNELAVSSLTRDSIPVPDYEPDADGIPNTFVPGRNILFLTLAAIYAYQVKAEAVITGVCETDFSGYPDCRDEFVKALNHAVSLGMAKNIRFETPLMWLDKAETWALADYWGKLDLVRSETLTCYNGIKGDGCGQCAACNLRANGLNQYLANTHTVKAAMQEKTGLA